In Dioscorea cayenensis subsp. rotundata cultivar TDr96_F1 chromosome 9, TDr96_F1_v2_PseudoChromosome.rev07_lg8_w22 25.fasta, whole genome shotgun sequence, a genomic segment contains:
- the LOC120268269 gene encoding LOW QUALITY PROTEIN: ubiquitin-activating enzyme E1 2-like (The sequence of the model RefSeq protein was modified relative to this genomic sequence to represent the inferred CDS: deleted 1 base in 1 codon), translating into MLPQKRAGGAEVEELLTAAGGETLSKKKKGEGEVSRAAASSSSSAPVEKNEMDGGPMDCDKIGDKAVLNGGKDGGVPQEIDEDLHSRQLAVYGRETMRKLIKSNVLISGLSGLGAEIAKNLVLAGVKSVTLHDEQTVQLRDLSSNFFLSDDDVGKNRALACVQKLQELNNAVLVSTLSELSAPKLSEFQAVVFTDVSLDKAIEYDDFCHKHEPPIAFIKTEVRGLFGSVFCDFGPEFTVVDVDGEEPHSGIVAAISNDSTALVTCVDDERLEFQDGDLVLFTEVQGMTELNDGRPRKIKNARPFSFSLEEDTSSYGVYERGGIVTQVKQPKVLKFKPLRDALSDPGEFLLSDFSKFDRPQLLHLAFQALDKFRCELGRFPVAGSSEDAEKLIAFTADLNEKIEGGGLSETDLKLLRNFASGSAAVLNPMCAMFGGIVGQEVVKACSGKFHPLYQFVYFDSIESLPVEPLEPSDLEPLSSRYDDQIIVFGRKLQKKLEETKAFIVGAGALGCEFLKNLALMGVCCSSKGKLTITDDDVIEKSNLSRQFLFRDWNIGQAKSTVAASAASAINSSLHVEALQNRASPETENVFNDAFWENLDVVINALDNVNARIYMDMRCLYFQKPLLESGTLGAKCNTQMVIPHLTENYGASRDPPEKQAPMCTVHSFPHNIDHCLTWARSEFEGLLEKTPNEVNTFLSNPSEYASAMRNAGDAQARDLVERVLECLVEKERCETFEDCVTWARLKFEDYFANRVKQLTYTFPEDSATSSGTPFWSAPKRFPRPLQFLSGDPSHLNFVTSGAILRAETFGIPIPDWVKNPKMMADVVDKVIVPDFQPKHGVKIVTDEKATNLSAASVDDVAVINSLIKKLESCVTNLPTGFRMNPIQFEKDDDTNYHMDFIAGLANMRARNYSIPEIDKLKAKFIAGRIIPAIATSTAMATGLVCLELYKVLAGSHKVEDYRNTFANLALPLFSMAEPVPPKVIKHQDMSWTVWDRWAVKGNLTLRELLKWLKDRGLNAYSISCGTSLLYNSMFPRHKDRLDKKVVDVAKEVAKVEVPSYRRHLDIVVACEDEDDNDIDIPLVSIYFR; encoded by the exons TCCACAGAAGAGAGCGGGGGGAGCCGAGGTCGAAGAGCTACTGACGGCTGCTGGTGGTGAGACCTtgtcgaagaagaagaagggggagGGTGAAGTCTCTCGTGCTGCtgcttcttcttcgtcttcagCGCCGGTTGAGAAGAACGAAATGGACGGAGGCCCCATGGACTGCGACAAGATCGGTGACAAAGCTGTGCTTAATGGAGGGAAGGATGGTGGTGTTCCGCAGGAGATTGATGAAGATCTGCACAGCCGGCAGCTCGCTGTGTATGGGAGGGAGACGATGCGGAAACTCATCAAATCTAATGTTCTCATCTCTGGTCTCTCGGGCCTTGGTGCTGAGATCG CCAAGAATCTTGTGCTGGCTGGTGTCAAATCTGTGACCCTTCATGATGAACAGACTGTGCAGCTGCGTGACTTGTCTAGCAATTTCTTTTTATCGGATGATGATGTTGGGAAGAATCGGGCACTTGCTTGTGTTCAGAAGCTGCAGGAGCTTAACAATGCGGTGCTGGTTTCCACTCTGAGTGAATTGAGCGCACCAAAGTTGTCTGAATTCCAG GCTGTTGTCTTCACTGATGTTAGTTTGGATAAGGCTATTGAATATGATGATTTTTGTCACAAACATGAACCACCAATTGCCTTCATTAAAACTGAAGTTCGTGGTCTTTTTGGTAGTGTATTTTGTGACTTTGGTCCAGAATTCActgttgttgatgttgatggtgaAGAACCGCATTCTGGTATAGTTGCAGCCATTAGCAACGACAGCACTGCTCTTGTAACTTGTGTTGATGATGAACGGCTAGAATTCCaggatggagatcttgttttatttaCTGAAGTTCAGGGAATGACAGAGTTGAATGATGGTAggccaagaaaaataaaaaatgccaggcctttttcattttctcttgaAGAAGACACAAGCTCTTATGGTGTTTATGAGAGAGGAGGAATAGTCACACAGGTAAAGCAACCGAAGGTTTTGAAGTTCAAACCTCTGAGAGATGCTCTCAGTGATCCAGGGGAATTTCTTCTTAGTGATTTCTCTAAATTTGACCGCCCACAATTGCTACATTTGGCTTTCCAAGCTTTGGATAAGTTCAGGTGTGAGCTTGGGCGTTTCCCTGTGGCTGGATCTTCAGAGGATGCTGAGAAACTGATAGCTTTCACTGCTGATCTCAATGAAAAAATCGAAGGTGGTGGTCTTTCAGAGACTGATTTAAAACTTCTACGCAACTTTGCAAGTGGTTCTGCTGCTGTTTTGAACCCAATGTGCGCAATGTTCGGTGGTATTGTGGGGCAAGAGGTGGTGAAAGCATGTTCTGGAAAATTTCATCCGCTCTATCAG TTCGTTTATTTTGATTCTATTGAGTCTCTTCCTGTGGAACCCTTGGAGCCCAGTGATTTGGAGCCATTGAGCAGCCGGTATGATGACCAAATCATAGTATTTGGACGCAAACTTCAAAAGAAATTGGAAGAGACCAAAGCGTTTATTGTGGGTGCTGGTGCACTTGGATGTGAGTTCTTAAAGAATCTGGCATTGATGGGAGTTTGTTGTAGTTCGAAGGGAAAGCTCACAATAACTGATGATGATGTCATTGAGAAGAGTAATCTCAGCCGCCAGTTTCTCTTCCGTGACTGGAATATTGGGCAAGCTAAATCTACCGTAGCAGCGTCTGCTGCCAGTGCTATCAATTCAAGCCTGCATGTAGAAGCTCTTCAAAACCGGGCAAGCCCTGAGACAGAAAATGTGTTCAATGATGCATTTTGGGAGAACCTGGATGTTGTTATAAATGCACTGGACAATGTGAATGCCAGAATATATATGGATATGAGGTGCTTATATTTCCAAAAGCCCCTCCTGGAATCTGGAACTCTTGGTGCCAAGTGCAACACACAAATGGTCATACCTCATCTTACTGAGAATTATGGTGCCTCCAGGGATCCACCTGAGAAGCAAGCTCCTATGTGCACTGTCCACTCTTTTCCTCATAACATTGATCACTGTCTGACTTGGGCTCGTTCTGAATTTGAGGGTTTACTTGAGAAAACACCAAATGAAGTCAATACTTTCCTGTCCAATCCAAGTGAATATGCATCTGCTATGAGAAATGCTGGTGATGCACAGGCTCGAGATCTGGTTGAGCGTGTGCTTGAGTGCCTTGTTGAGAAGGAGAGATGTGAGACATTTGAGGATTGTGTCACCTGGGCACGACTAAA GTTTGAGGACTACTTTGCAAATCGCGTGAAGCAGTTAACCTACACTTTCCCTGAGGATTCTGCCACCAGCAGTGGTACACCATTCTGGTCTGCCCCTAAGCGCTTCCCACGCCCATTACAATTCTTAAGTGGTGACCCATCACACCTTAACTTTGTTACGTCCGGTGCCATACTAAGAGCAGAGACTTTTGGAATTCCAATTCCTGATTGGGTCAAAAACCCGAAAATGATGGCTGATGTTGTTGATAAAGTGATTGTCCCTGATTTTCAGCCAAAGCATGGTGTTAAAATTGTTACTGATGAAAAAGCTACTAATCTGTCTGCTGCCTCTGTTGATGATGTTGCTGTCATTAACAGTCTCATCAAAAAACTGGAAAGCTGTGTGACTAACCTGCCTACTGGATTTCGGATGAACCCAATACAGTTTGAGAAG GATGATGATACAAACTACCACATGGACTTCATAGCAGGTCTTGCTAACATGCGTGCCAGAAACTACAGCATTCCTGAAATAGACAAGCTGAAAGCAAAGTTCATCGCCGGAAGGATCATCCCCGCCATTGCCACTTCCACCGCAATGGCCACCGGTCTCGTATGTCTAGAGCTTTACAAAGTTCTCGCAGGCTCACACAAAGTGGAGGATTACCGCAACACATTCGCCAATCTCGCACTCCCATTGTTCTCCATGGCCGAGCCAGTGCCGCCCAAAGTCATCAAACATCAGGACATGAGCTGGACCGTCTGGGACCGATGGGCCGTCAAAGGGAACCTAACCCTGAGGGAGCTCCTCAAGTGGCTC AAGGACAGAGGCCTCAATGCATACAGCATTTCATGTGGCACTTCCTTACTCTACAACAGCATGTTCCCCAGGCACAAAGATCGACTCGACAAGAAGGTCGTGGATGTCGCGAAGGAAGTTGCCAAGGTGGAGGTGCCATCATATCGACGACATCTCGATATTGTTGTGGCCTGTGAAGACGAAGATGATAATGACATTGATATCCCACTCGTCTCTATTTACTTCCGGTAG